A genome region from Altererythrobacter aquiaggeris includes the following:
- the acpS gene encoding holo-ACP synthase, translating into MIIGMGSDLCNIERIEKALNRHGERFEKRSFTEIERAKAAKRPFTRAGTYAKRFAAKEAFSKAVGTGFHGGVYMKDIGVVNAKSGAPTLALTNGAAKRLAELTPEGHEAIVHLTLTDDHPWAMAHVVIEARPKP; encoded by the coding sequence TTGATCATCGGAATGGGCAGCGACCTGTGCAATATCGAACGCATCGAGAAGGCACTGAACCGCCACGGAGAGCGGTTTGAAAAGCGCAGCTTCACCGAAATCGAGCGCGCCAAGGCCGCCAAGCGTCCCTTCACCCGCGCGGGGACTTATGCGAAAAGGTTTGCCGCCAAGGAAGCCTTCTCCAAGGCGGTCGGTACCGGTTTTCATGGCGGCGTATATATGAAGGATATCGGCGTGGTGAATGCCAAGTCAGGCGCACCCACGCTCGCGCTGACTAACGGCGCTGCAAAGCGTCTTGCAGAACTCACGCCGGAGGGCCATGAGGCCATCGTTCATCTCACTCTCACCGATGATCATCCATGGGCCATGGCTCACGTGGTGATCGAGGCCCGACCAAAACCATAA
- a CDS encoding transposase produces the protein MPRVIDVGLREPCALQECIAALDKSKFDPSDEDSLLSAAGWLARLGQNKSFLGDMIVNELRDRHKASDAGNAYGPQVIMLSQPNGEYFMRANLWPSPCEHTYRASGGASFVYDVPHDHNFDFLTVGYFGPGYESDYYEYDFAAIDGYRGEKAGLRFIERSALGEGKIMHYRAHRDVHRQLPPKSLSVSLNIMKSDPAKGWLDQYRFDVEKDEIAGILSPGSGEIFLRCAVGFGGEEAIDLAQRFGKSHPSDRMRLACYEARAGLACEPAIQDDLWRDAEQSGSRMVMMEARARRAELAKR, from the coding sequence ATGCCCCGCGTGATTGACGTTGGCCTGCGCGAGCCCTGTGCACTTCAGGAATGTATCGCCGCGCTGGACAAGTCGAAATTCGATCCTTCCGACGAAGACAGCTTGCTGTCCGCCGCCGGTTGGCTCGCCAGGCTGGGTCAGAACAAGTCATTTCTTGGCGATATGATCGTCAACGAGCTGCGAGATCGCCACAAAGCGAGCGATGCGGGCAATGCATATGGTCCGCAGGTGATCATGCTGTCACAGCCCAATGGCGAATATTTCATGCGGGCCAATCTTTGGCCATCGCCGTGCGAGCACACTTACCGCGCAAGCGGCGGTGCATCGTTTGTTTACGATGTGCCGCACGATCACAATTTCGATTTTTTGACGGTGGGCTATTTCGGCCCCGGTTATGAAAGCGACTATTACGAATATGATTTCGCGGCGATCGATGGATATCGGGGCGAGAAAGCCGGCTTGAGATTCATTGAACGCAGCGCGCTTGGTGAAGGCAAGATCATGCACTACCGCGCGCACCGGGACGTGCATCGCCAGTTGCCACCGAAATCGCTCTCGGTATCACTCAACATCATGAAATCGGACCCCGCCAAGGGGTGGCTCGATCAATACCGCTTCGATGTCGAAAAGGACGAGATTGCGGGCATTCTCAGCCCCGGTTCGGGAGAAATATTCTTACGCTGCGCAGTGGGATTCGGCGGCGAAGAAGCAATCGATCTGGCGCAGCGGTTTGGAAAAAGTCACCCGAGCGACCGGATGAGGCTGGCGTGTTACGAAGCCAGGGCGGGGCTGGCCTGCGAACCTGCCATACAAGACGATTTATGGCGTGATGCCGAACAGTCCGGAAGCCGGATGGTCATGATGGAAGCCAGGGCGCGCAGGGCCGAATTGGCGAAACGCTAG
- a CDS encoding AI-2E family transporter, translating into MTTTSEQGGAKAPGKPAPDKDEIEAIGNSPTRFRNPELRREAWKAIVWVSVVGGVALAVYLAQSLLVIFGAIVFASMIDGGARLLGRALNIGRGWRVAIVMALAVAFMVWLTIFAGSQISREAAEFPRIVTEQIQVLLSWAESQGFAVDQKELSTLSGNLMSGVGTITRAIGGLFGGLTTLVLIAIIGVYLAVEPNLYERGVAWMLPSAHRENFYHTVSNMGFAMRRLLFGRIIGMVIEGLFTWMMLALWGVPMAALLGLLTGLLAFIPNIGALISGALMVLVGFSGGVDMGIYTIFVYFFVQTIDGYLLVPMIARKAVDLAPALVLAAQLILGVLFGILGLALADPLMAMIKTGLESRADRLDEDAAEN; encoded by the coding sequence ATGACGACAACCAGTGAACAGGGCGGCGCGAAGGCTCCCGGAAAACCGGCGCCGGACAAGGACGAAATAGAGGCCATAGGCAACAGTCCGACCCGGTTCCGCAATCCCGAACTTCGGCGCGAGGCCTGGAAAGCGATCGTCTGGGTCAGTGTCGTCGGCGGTGTCGCGCTTGCCGTTTATCTGGCGCAATCGCTTCTGGTAATCTTTGGCGCGATCGTATTCGCGTCGATGATTGACGGCGGCGCCCGCTTGCTTGGCCGTGCTCTCAACATCGGGCGCGGCTGGCGCGTGGCCATCGTGATGGCGCTGGCTGTGGCATTCATGGTCTGGCTGACCATTTTCGCGGGATCACAGATTTCGCGCGAAGCGGCAGAGTTTCCCCGAATTGTAACCGAGCAGATTCAGGTCCTGTTATCATGGGCGGAGTCTCAAGGATTCGCAGTGGACCAGAAGGAACTTTCGACACTTTCAGGCAATCTGATGAGCGGTGTCGGGACAATCACGCGCGCAATTGGCGGGCTGTTTGGCGGACTGACCACGTTGGTTCTGATTGCGATAATCGGCGTCTATCTGGCGGTAGAGCCCAACCTTTATGAGCGCGGCGTAGCCTGGATGCTCCCCAGCGCTCACCGGGAAAATTTCTACCATACGGTTTCAAATATGGGCTTTGCGATGCGGCGGCTGCTGTTCGGCAGAATCATCGGTATGGTCATCGAAGGCCTGTTCACGTGGATGATGCTGGCATTGTGGGGCGTGCCCATGGCCGCGTTGCTTGGCCTGCTGACCGGTCTGCTCGCATTCATTCCCAATATCGGAGCGCTGATTTCCGGCGCGCTGATGGTTCTGGTCGGTTTTTCCGGCGGGGTCGACATGGGCATCTATACGATTTTCGTATATTTCTTCGTCCAGACGATTGATGGCTATTTGCTGGTACCGATGATCGCGCGCAAAGCGGTTGATCTTGCGCCTGCACTTGTGCTTGCGGCGCAGCTGATCCTTGGCGTGCTGTTCGGTATTCTGGGACTGGCGCTCGCCGACCCGCTGATGGCGATGATCAAGACCGGCCTCGAAAGCCGCGCTGACAGGCTCGACGAAGACGCCGCAGAAAATTAG
- a CDS encoding PaaI family thioesterase yields MTTTPSLFDPSKAAILLRHGHSGWLGTQYNAHGSDWVELSLPWQEKLVGQPDTDIIASGPIIAMMDMATALAAWTRRGKFVGQATLDLRVDYTRPARPRHTVIGHGECYKLTRSAAFVRGTAHDGDPADPIAHVAGVFMTLEAPRT; encoded by the coding sequence ATGACAACCACCCCAAGCCTATTTGATCCGAGCAAGGCGGCAATCCTGCTCCGGCATGGCCATTCCGGCTGGCTGGGAACCCAATATAATGCGCATGGATCGGACTGGGTCGAATTATCGTTGCCTTGGCAGGAAAAGCTGGTCGGGCAACCTGACACCGACATTATCGCGTCAGGCCCGATTATCGCGATGATGGATATGGCAACGGCACTGGCTGCATGGACTAGGCGCGGTAAATTCGTGGGTCAGGCAACGCTCGACCTGCGGGTGGATTACACACGCCCCGCCCGGCCTCGCCATACCGTTATCGGCCACGGTGAATGTTACAAACTTACCAGGTCTGCCGCGTTTGTACGCGGAACCGCCCATGACGGTGATCCTGCCGATCCCATCGCCCACGTTGCAGGCGTATTCATGACACTGGAGGCACCCAGAACATGA
- the coxB gene encoding cytochrome c oxidase subunit II, whose product MTIGINAPTFYRAVIAAMLAIGLAFASSAAFAQDAAPLEAPAPVAIGDTAEVEAAVPAVPAGDAAYTPMKPTQGKGMPIDGAFGFQDQYSPNGKYAQWMHDAILIPVIFAISLFVLGLLLWVVARYNRRANKTPSKTTHNTAIEVAWTLIPVLVLVGIAIPSITLLARQYESPPEDAVTVKVTGYQWYWGYSYPDLGVEEYVSNMLDVNAAKASGEPHQLAVDNRMVVPVGETIRLQITGADVIHSFAVPSLWVKMDAVPGRLNERTVLIEEPGVYYGQCMELCGARHGYMPIVVEALPRPQFDAWVRSQGGNPAGIKVEKAVAAPVAAGVKAADDAEAADDAADATANQAPAV is encoded by the coding sequence ATGACCATCGGCATCAACGCCCCGACATTTTACCGCGCTGTGATCGCGGCCATGCTCGCCATTGGTCTCGCTTTCGCGAGTTCGGCGGCCTTTGCACAGGACGCAGCTCCGCTGGAAGCACCGGCGCCCGTCGCAATCGGGGACACTGCTGAAGTGGAAGCAGCCGTTCCGGCCGTTCCGGCGGGTGATGCCGCTTACACCCCGATGAAGCCGACGCAGGGCAAGGGTATGCCGATTGACGGTGCTTTTGGGTTTCAGGACCAATATTCGCCCAACGGCAAATATGCCCAGTGGATGCATGATGCGATTCTGATCCCGGTCATTTTCGCCATCAGCCTGTTTGTGCTTGGTCTGCTGCTGTGGGTCGTGGCGCGATATAACCGGCGTGCGAACAAGACACCTTCGAAAACCACACATAATACCGCGATTGAAGTCGCTTGGACGCTTATTCCGGTTCTGGTGCTGGTCGGCATTGCAATTCCGTCGATTACCCTCTTGGCGAGGCAATACGAATCGCCGCCGGAAGACGCCGTGACGGTCAAGGTTACCGGTTATCAGTGGTATTGGGGATATTCTTATCCGGATCTTGGTGTCGAGGAATATGTCTCGAACATGCTCGACGTAAATGCTGCGAAGGCATCGGGCGAACCGCATCAGCTGGCCGTCGATAACCGTATGGTTGTGCCGGTTGGCGAAACGATCCGCCTTCAAATTACCGGCGCGGATGTAATCCACTCTTTTGCAGTGCCCTCGCTATGGGTGAAGATGGACGCCGTGCCCGGCCGTTTGAACGAACGCACCGTCCTGATTGAGGAGCCCGGCGTTTATTACGGCCAGTGTATGGAACTGTGCGGCGCGCGGCATGGTTACATGCCGATTGTGGTCGAAGCATTGCCGCGGCCCCAGTTTGATGCTTGGGTACGCTCGCAAGGCGGAAATCCAGCCGGCATTAAAGTCGAAAAAGCTGTTGCCGCTCCCGTTGCGGCAGGAGTGAAGGCAGCGGATGATGCGGAGGCTGCCGACGACGCGGCCGATGCAACCGCTAACCAAGCACCGGCTGTTTAA
- the ctaD gene encoding cytochrome c oxidase subunit I: MATTADHFQGHADAHDHAHDADHKPGFFARWFMSTNHKDIGTLYLIFAIFAGIIGGAISGIMRMELAAPGIQYLGWWVELLGGGAAVDMNSTGHMWNVFITAHGLIMVFFMVMPALIGGFGNWFVPLMIGAPDMAFPRMNNVSFWLTVAGFVSLMFSMFVPGGTSGNGAGTGWTVYAPLSTSGSVGPAVDFAIFSLHLAGAGSILGATNFITTIFNMRAPGMTLHKMPLFVWSMLVTAFLLLLALPVLAAAITMLLTDRNFGTTFFDPSGGGDPVLYQHLFWFFGHPEVYIMILPGFGIVSQIVATFSRKPVFGYLGMAYAMVAIGVVGFIVWAHHMYTVGLDVNTKMYFTAATMVIAVPTGVKIFSWIATMWGGSISFKSPMVWAMGFIFLFTVGGVTGVVLANGGVDDNLHDSYYVVAHFHYVLSMGAVFSLFAGFYYWFPKMSGRWHSELLSHLHFWGFFIGVNVIFFPQHFLGLQGMPRRYPDYTEAYAFWNEISSIGYVIMAASMVVFFVNIAYALVAGRKAEGNYWGEGATTLEWTLSSPPPFHQFETLPVIEDHHDYHDHRPVES; this comes from the coding sequence ATGGCAACAACCGCCGATCACTTCCAGGGCCACGCAGACGCGCATGATCATGCGCATGATGCGGATCACAAACCGGGCTTCTTCGCCCGCTGGTTCATGTCCACAAACCACAAGGATATCGGTACGCTGTACCTGATTTTCGCAATTTTCGCGGGAATCATCGGTGGTGCCATTTCGGGTATTATGCGGATGGAGCTTGCCGCTCCGGGCATCCAGTATCTGGGCTGGTGGGTCGAACTGCTTGGCGGCGGTGCAGCGGTGGATATGAATTCAACCGGCCATATGTGGAACGTGTTCATTACCGCGCATGGCCTGATCATGGTCTTTTTCATGGTGATGCCGGCCCTTATCGGCGGTTTCGGCAACTGGTTCGTTCCGCTGATGATCGGCGCGCCCGATATGGCGTTCCCGCGGATGAATAATGTTTCGTTCTGGTTGACGGTGGCCGGCTTTGTCAGCCTGATGTTCTCCATGTTTGTACCTGGGGGCACTAGCGGCAATGGCGCGGGCACTGGCTGGACGGTTTATGCACCGCTTTCGACCAGCGGTTCGGTTGGCCCGGCGGTTGATTTCGCGATCTTCTCGCTCCACCTGGCTGGCGCCGGCTCGATTCTCGGCGCGACCAACTTCATCACGACCATTTTCAACATGCGCGCACCGGGTATGACGCTGCACAAGATGCCGCTGTTCGTATGGTCGATGCTGGTGACGGCATTTCTGCTATTGCTCGCGCTCCCTGTGCTCGCGGCTGCGATCACCATGCTATTGACGGACCGTAATTTCGGAACAACCTTCTTCGATCCGTCCGGCGGCGGCGATCCGGTGCTTTACCAGCACCTGTTCTGGTTCTTCGGTCATCCTGAAGTTTACATTATGATTTTGCCGGGCTTCGGTATTGTCAGCCAGATCGTGGCGACCTTCAGCCGCAAGCCCGTGTTCGGCTATCTCGGCATGGCTTATGCAATGGTCGCGATCGGTGTTGTCGGATTTATCGTCTGGGCGCACCACATGTACACGGTGGGCCTCGACGTTAACACGAAGATGTATTTCACCGCCGCAACGATGGTTATCGCTGTACCCACCGGAGTGAAGATATTCAGCTGGATCGCCACGATGTGGGGCGGCAGCATCAGCTTCAAATCACCGATGGTGTGGGCGATGGGCTTTATCTTCCTGTTCACAGTCGGCGGTGTCACCGGGGTCGTTCTGGCCAACGGCGGTGTGGATGATAACCTTCACGACAGCTATTATGTGGTGGCCCATTTCCATTACGTATTGTCGATGGGCGCGGTTTTCTCGCTGTTTGCCGGGTTCTATTACTGGTTCCCGAAAATGAGCGGACGGTGGCATTCGGAGCTTTTGTCGCACCTCCACTTCTGGGGCTTCTTCATCGGTGTGAACGTGATCTTCTTCCCGCAGCACTTCCTCGGATTGCAGGGCATGCCGCGGCGTTATCCCGATTACACGGAAGCATATGCTTTCTGGAACGAGATCTCGTCGATTGGCTATGTCATCATGGCTGCATCGATGGTCGTTTTCTTCGTGAACATTGCCTACGCGCTGGTTGCGGGCCGCAAGGCAGAAGGCAATTACTGGGGTGAAGGTGCCACGACGCTGGAATGGACATTGTCCAGTCCGCCGCCCTTCCACCAGTTCGAAACGCTTCCGGTCATCGAAGACCACCACGATTACCACGATCACCGGCCAGTCGAATCCTGA
- the lepB gene encoding signal peptidase I: protein MSQASEKEDDSDSINWFVEIRGLALMLLAVLAFHSLIAKPFYIPSTSMMPNLLVGDRLVVTKYPYGWSWVSASFHVLPRGTWRIMPATPEYGDIVVPVPPGSDEDYIKRVVALPGDRIAVIDGQIVLNGEPVPQEVVPAVQISAEDSHHCNGSDCLSNYEQFRTRLPNGRQVYEIPTYRETLPNGASYLIFDYEDQILDNMSEIAVPAGHVFVMGDNRDDSADSRASEAERGLDGPIPLENIGGRAEFITFSLDGSTTWNPATWWQSLREGRAWTTLRPTVDSQISGSGTADDDNQ from the coding sequence ATGTCGCAAGCCAGCGAAAAAGAAGACGACTCCGACAGCATCAACTGGTTCGTGGAAATTCGCGGACTGGCTCTCATGCTGCTTGCGGTATTGGCATTTCACAGCCTGATTGCGAAACCGTTCTATATACCCAGCACATCGATGATGCCCAATTTGCTGGTTGGTGACCGGTTGGTGGTGACGAAATATCCCTATGGCTGGAGCTGGGTATCTGCGAGCTTCCACGTATTGCCGCGCGGCACCTGGCGGATCATGCCTGCTACGCCCGAATATGGCGATATTGTCGTGCCTGTCCCTCCCGGCAGCGACGAGGATTATATCAAGCGCGTGGTCGCACTGCCCGGTGACAGAATTGCGGTGATCGACGGCCAGATTGTTCTGAATGGCGAGCCTGTACCGCAAGAGGTCGTGCCTGCGGTGCAAATTTCGGCTGAGGACAGCCACCACTGTAACGGATCCGACTGCCTTTCGAATTACGAACAATTTCGCACCAGGCTGCCCAATGGCCGGCAGGTATATGAAATTCCGACATATCGCGAAACGTTGCCAAATGGTGCATCCTATCTGATTTTTGATTACGAAGACCAGATCTTGGACAATATGTCTGAAATAGCAGTTCCAGCAGGCCATGTATTCGTAATGGGCGATAATCGCGACGATTCGGCGGATAGCCGCGCTTCGGAAGCAGAGCGCGGACTGGACGGCCCCATCCCGCTTGAAAATATCGGCGGGCGGGCCGAGTTCATTACATTTTCGCTAGACGGATCAACCACCTGGAACCCCGCCACATGGTGGCAATCCTTGCGTGAAGGCCGCGCTTGGACCACACTGCGCCCAACGGTCGACAGCCAGATAAGCGGATCAGGGACAGCCGATGACGACAACCAGTGA
- the pyrE gene encoding orotate phosphoribosyltransferase, which yields MTEDEVLAEFRASGALLEGHFLLSSGRHSAHYLQCARVLMDPMRASRLASAMASNLPRELRTEIDVVVSPAMGGVIIGHEMGRALGKEAMFLERPEGEFHFRRGFALGDGARVLLVEDVVTTGLSSAEAITAVEQAGGTVLALTCMVDRTGGEVTFAVPFLPLVQITFPTYAANEIPAVLAATEITKPGSRK from the coding sequence ATGACAGAAGACGAAGTTCTCGCTGAATTCCGCGCCAGTGGCGCTCTGCTCGAAGGGCACTTTCTGCTCTCGTCCGGGCGGCATAGCGCGCATTATTTGCAATGTGCGCGCGTTTTGATGGACCCGATGCGGGCCAGCCGACTCGCGTCAGCCATGGCGTCAAACCTCCCGCGCGAGCTGCGCACGGAAATCGACGTTGTAGTGTCACCTGCAATGGGCGGCGTCATCATCGGTCACGAAATGGGTCGCGCTCTGGGCAAGGAAGCGATGTTTCTCGAACGACCAGAAGGCGAATTCCATTTCCGCAGGGGTTTCGCGCTTGGCGATGGCGCCCGGGTGTTGCTGGTCGAAGATGTCGTGACCACCGGACTTTCTTCGGCCGAAGCGATCACAGCCGTCGAACAGGCAGGCGGAACGGTTCTTGCACTTACCTGCATGGTTGACCGGACCGGCGGCGAAGTAACGTTCGCTGTGCCTTTCCTGCCGCTTGTTCAGATTACCTTCCCGACTTACGCCGCGAATGAAATTCCCGCCGTGCTCGCTGCGACCGAAATCACCAAACCGGGCAGCCGGAAGTGA
- a CDS encoding PaaI family thioesterase yields MSIAQPSPLPPYAAAMGIVYSAEENGVPILAMPFGDHVQGRPGYLHGGAISGLLEMAAFATLRAHLDAKDSDRTLKPINVSIQFLRGGKSQTTLAAGRIHRLGRRNAHVLVEAWQDDRESPIASAVMNVLIAPPAG; encoded by the coding sequence ATGAGCATCGCCCAGCCAAGCCCTCTACCCCCTTATGCCGCCGCTATGGGGATAGTATATTCCGCCGAGGAGAACGGTGTGCCGATCCTTGCGATGCCTTTTGGCGATCACGTCCAGGGCCGGCCGGGTTATTTGCATGGCGGCGCGATCAGCGGTCTGCTTGAAATGGCAGCCTTCGCGACACTTCGCGCCCACCTCGATGCGAAAGACAGCGACCGGACGCTCAAGCCGATAAACGTCTCGATCCAGTTCCTGCGCGGCGGCAAATCACAAACAACGCTCGCCGCTGGCCGTATCCACCGTCTCGGACGCCGCAATGCACATGTTCTGGTGGAAGCCTGGCAGGATGATCGCGAAAGTCCGATCGCCAGTGCAGTCATGAATGTCCTGATCGCGCCGCCAGCCGGCTAG
- the ruvX gene encoding Holliday junction resolvase RuvX yields the protein MALDLGTKTIGTAFCDAGWRFATAGKTLPRGKFTRDRAALEGLLKERSVAAIIIGLPLNMDGSEGPRAQASRAYGRNLAEIGLPILMWDERLSTASAERGLIAQDFSRAKRAERIDSHAAAVILQAAIDALSGNAF from the coding sequence ATGGCGCTCGACCTCGGGACCAAGACAATCGGCACCGCGTTTTGCGATGCAGGCTGGCGGTTCGCGACCGCGGGCAAAACCCTGCCGCGTGGCAAATTTACGCGCGACCGGGCTGCTCTGGAGGGACTGTTGAAGGAACGCAGTGTTGCAGCGATAATAATCGGATTGCCGCTCAATATGGACGGCAGCGAAGGCCCGCGTGCGCAGGCAAGCCGTGCCTATGGCCGCAACCTTGCCGAAATCGGGTTGCCAATTCTGATGTGGGACGAACGGCTTTCGACGGCCAGCGCGGAGCGCGGGTTGATCGCCCAGGATTTCAGCCGGGCGAAGCGTGCCGAACGGATCGATTCGCACGCCGCGGCGGTTATCCTGCAGGCTGCGATCGATGCCCTATCCGGTAATGCGTTCTAG
- a CDS encoding pyridoxine 5'-phosphate synthase, which yields MTATVHLRLGVNIDHVATIRNARGGDHPDPVRAAKIVAAVGGDGITAHLREDRRHIRDDDLSRIQSATDLPLNLEMAATDEMLAIALRHRPHAACIVPERREERTTEGGLDAAGQHNRIAPIVTRLADAGIRVSLFIAPDERQLEAAMRLRVPVVEFHTGEYAHAEGEARAVELRRLADMAALAVKIGIEPHAGHGLTYENVQPVAAIPQIAELNIGHYLVGEAVFVGLEAAVKRMRNLMDDAR from the coding sequence GTGACGGCGACGGTCCATCTCCGCCTCGGGGTCAATATCGATCACGTTGCGACCATCCGGAATGCGCGCGGCGGTGATCATCCCGATCCGGTCCGCGCTGCAAAAATCGTTGCGGCTGTCGGGGGCGACGGGATCACCGCACATTTGCGCGAAGATCGCCGCCATATCCGCGATGATGATCTTTCGCGCATCCAGTCGGCAACCGATTTGCCGCTGAACCTCGAGATGGCCGCGACGGACGAGATGCTGGCTATCGCTTTGCGCCACCGTCCGCACGCCGCGTGCATAGTGCCCGAAAGACGCGAGGAACGCACAACCGAGGGCGGTCTTGACGCTGCCGGCCAGCATAACCGGATTGCGCCGATCGTAACGCGGCTGGCCGACGCCGGCATCCGCGTCAGCCTGTTTATCGCCCCCGATGAACGTCAGCTCGAAGCTGCCATGCGCCTGCGCGTGCCGGTGGTGGAATTTCACACGGGCGAATATGCCCATGCCGAGGGCGAGGCCCGCGCGGTAGAATTGCGCCGCCTTGCAGATATGGCAGCATTGGCGGTCAAAATCGGTATCGAGCCCCATGCCGGCCATGGATTGACTTATGAAAATGTCCAGCCGGTTGCAGCAATTCCCCAGATCGCCGAACTGAACATCGGACATTACCTTGTCGGTGAAGCAGTCTTCGTCGGCCTCGAGGCTGCGGTAAAACGGATGCGCAATCTGATGGACGATGCCAGATGA
- a CDS encoding DUF3089 domain-containing protein: MARKFLYIIVFLTILIIGALFALNIWQREATEYAFIPRSEFVEQAPLERNAYEDPAMWYSRPGIGISDPSRWQPAPAEVTQPPSPQNPATQVRAQAPPAAVRAEVNAMIVPEAAQFAVFFVHPTSYLPLGLSSDTQWNASLGDETAETRARMFLRGLASPFNAANEIWAPKYRQAAVGTFLTDKPEAAMAIDAAYRDVEQAFAYFLDSIDADKPIVLAGHSQGALHIIRLLEQKIAGTPLQSRVAAVYPIGWPISVEHDLPALGLPACATGAQSGCIVSWSSFAEPADPAMLLERYSSSTGLDGKIRGNSQILCTNPLTGQLNGDAPASANLGTLVPDGSMETAELIEKAVPARCDERGLLLIGDPPQLGSAVLPGNNYHVYDIPLFWRNLQEDVARRVSAWAKAR, translated from the coding sequence ATGGCTCGCAAGTTTCTCTACATTATCGTTTTTCTAACTATCCTGATTATCGGCGCCTTGTTTGCGCTGAACATCTGGCAGCGCGAAGCGACTGAATACGCGTTTATTCCCAGGTCCGAATTTGTCGAACAGGCACCGCTTGAACGCAATGCCTATGAAGATCCGGCGATGTGGTATTCGCGGCCGGGGATCGGGATATCCGACCCGTCGCGCTGGCAGCCCGCACCTGCCGAGGTGACACAGCCGCCATCTCCGCAAAATCCGGCGACGCAGGTCAGGGCGCAGGCTCCGCCCGCTGCGGTCAGGGCTGAAGTCAATGCAATGATCGTTCCCGAAGCTGCACAGTTTGCAGTTTTTTTCGTTCATCCTACCAGCTATTTGCCGCTCGGCCTGTCCAGCGATACGCAGTGGAATGCCTCGCTTGGCGACGAGACAGCCGAAACGCGCGCGCGGATGTTCCTTCGCGGGCTGGCCAGTCCGTTCAACGCTGCTAACGAGATCTGGGCACCGAAATACCGTCAGGCCGCAGTAGGGACGTTCCTGACCGATAAACCCGAAGCCGCCATGGCGATCGACGCTGCCTACCGCGATGTCGAACAGGCATTTGCCTATTTCCTGGACAGCATCGATGCGGACAAACCAATCGTCCTAGCGGGTCACAGTCAGGGCGCGCTGCATATCATCCGCTTGTTGGAGCAAAAAATCGCCGGCACGCCGCTGCAATCGCGCGTGGCCGCAGTTTATCCGATTGGCTGGCCGATTTCGGTCGAACATGATTTGCCGGCACTGGGCTTGCCTGCTTGCGCCACTGGAGCGCAATCGGGTTGCATCGTCAGCTGGTCCAGCTTCGCCGAGCCGGCCGATCCGGCGATGTTGCTGGAACGCTACAGTTCCTCGACGGGTCTGGACGGAAAAATTCGCGGCAACAGCCAAATCCTGTGCACCAACCCGCTGACCGGCCAGTTAAACGGTGATGCACCCGCATCTGCCAATCTGGGGACGCTCGTTCCAGACGGGTCGATGGAAACAGCCGAATTGATTGAAAAAGCCGTTCCTGCACGCTGCGATGAACGCGGATTGCTACTGATCGGCGACCCTCCGCAGCTTGGTTCCGCAGTGCTGCCGGGCAACAATTACCACGTTTATGACATACCGTTATTCTGGCGAAACCTGCAGGAAGATGTTGCCCGCCGCGTCAGCGCCTGGGCCAAGGCGCGGTAA